Within Topomyia yanbarensis strain Yona2022 chromosome 2, ASM3024719v1, whole genome shotgun sequence, the genomic segment ACGTTTTCGAGAACGACGTTTCGGGTTCGGTGGTGATATCAAAGAAATGTACCACCAGCTTCGAATCCGGGTTAAGGACAAGCAAGCCCAACGGTTCCTATACCGGTTTGATTCAGCGCAGCCTGTGCAGATTTATGTGATGGATGTGGCAACGTTTGGTTCGACCTGTTCACCCTGTTCTGCGCAGTTCGTGAAAAATCTGaatgccgaaaattttgaaaaacaatatCCGGACGCAGCAGCAGCAATCATCGAAAAACACTATGTTGATGACTATTTCGACAGTGTGGATACCGTCGAGGAGGCGATTAAGCGAGCAAGCGAGGTAAGACTGATCCACTTACAAGGGggatttgaaattcgaaattggGTTTCCAATTCCAAAGAGTTTTTACAAGCAATGGGCGAGCAATGCTGTAACCACTCCATACATTTTCATCAAGATAAGGAAACAGAAATGGAGAGAGTTTTGGGAATTGTATGGGACCCCAATAGAGACGTTTTATCCTTTTCTACAACACCGCGGGTGGATTTTCAGTCAATGCTCTTTGGTGCTGAGCGCCCAACGAAAAGGGCCGTTCTCAGTTGTGTCATGGCCATGTTCGACCCACTAGGTTTCCTATCGCCGTTCACGATAATTGGAAGAATACTAGTGCAGGACTTGTGGAGGACGGGTTGTGGATGGGATGAACTGATTGATGATCTGTCGTTCGAAAAATGGACCAAGTGGACTAAAATGTTGCCAGAGATCGCCAAAATTCAAGTACCGAGAAGTTATTTTGGAGAGGCACGATCTGATCAGTACGAGAATCTTCAGTTGCATGTCTTCACCGATGCGAGTGAAAATGCATATGGCTGCGTAGCATACTTTCGGATCGAAATTGATGGGGAGGTTTGCTGTGCGTTAGTAATGAGTCGAAGCAAGGTGGCTCCACTCAAACAACTTACCATCCCGCGGCTTGAACTGCAGGCTGCTGTGCTAGGTGCCCGATTGGCGGAATCTATTCGGCGCAATCATAGCTTGAAAATTAACCAACAGTTCATCTGGACAGATTCGCGGAATGTCCTTTCTTGGATCAAATCCGACCAACGGCGATACCGACAGTATGTGGGCTTTCGCATAGGTGATATCCTCAGTCACACTAGCGTATCGGACTGGCGATGGGTTCCGACGCTAAATAATGAAGCGGATCGAGTAACGAAATGGAAGCGCGGAGCGAGCTTACACTCAAATAGCTCTTGGTTTAAGGGAGCGGACATTCTGTTCCGCAAGGAAATGGAATGGCCAGAGCAGCCCGTGATACCGGCAAACATCAACGAAGAACTGAAAGCGCATTTGCTTGTCCATGATGTCACACTATCGTGTGCACTTTTAGACATATCTCGTATCTCAAAGTGGCGAATTCTAGTGCGTACGATGGCGTGCGTTTATAGATTCGTGTCCAACTGTCGGCGGAAAATCGAAGGCCGTCCAATTGAAACACTGAAGGCAACAAAGAGCCAGGCGAAGTACTTGAAGAAAGTAGATTGGATGATGGAGCGTAAGCCTTTGAAGCAGGAAGAGTACGAGAAAGCGGAATACTATCTTTTTAAGGCTGCGCAGTCGGAAGTGTACGAGGACGAACTAAAAGTGTTGTTACACAATCGGGAACATCCGGTGGACAAATGGTTAACTGTAGAGACGTCTAGTCCGTTATATAAACTAGCTCCTCTTGTAGACGATAAAGGGATGGTGCGTATGGAAGGCAGGACGAAAAACGCAGAATTTCTGCCCTTCGATCTTCGTTTTCCGATTATTTTACCAAAGGAGCATCCTCTGACAGCGAAGCTTGTGCAACACTATCATGAGAAATTTGGTCACGGATATCGGGAAACTGTAAAGAATGAACTAAAACAGCGCTTCTATGTTCACGGTATTGGAGGAGTCGTTCAAAAGGTGGCGAAGGCTTGTGTTTGGTGTCGAGTTAATCGTAGTCGTCCACATACTCCAAGGATGGCGCCTTTACCTATCCAACGGCTAATCCCATATCAACGTCCATTCAGCTACGTCGGTGTAGACTATTTAGGTCCATTCGAAGTGGTGGTAGGTCGCCGTAAGGAAAAACGCTGGATTGTGTTGTTTACTTGCCTGGTGATACGGGCAATCCATTTGGAGGTGGCCTGCAGCCTCACCACGCAAGCATGTTTGATGGCTATTCGAAGATTTGTTTGTCGTCGAGGGCCGCCTTTGGAGTTCATCTCCGATAATGGAACTAATTTTAGAGGTGCGAGCAGAGAGCTTGAGGAGATGGTCAGAAACATTAGTGAGGAGTGTGCCAACGAATTTACCAGCGCTCGTGTAAAGTGGAGTTTTAATCCTCCAGCCGCTCCACACATGGGGGGCGTTTGGGAGAGACTGGTTCGATCGGTAAAAGAAGCGTTGGAGGTGATGGATGATGGAAGGAAACTGACCGATGAAATCCTTCTTACATCAATGAACGAAGCGGAGGATATGATTAATTCGCGGCCGCTAACGTATGTATCGCTGGCAAATGATGCTGAGATGTTAACACCAAACCATTTTCTTCGGGGAGTGTCCCCGAATGAACCTCAACTAACTCCTCCTCCTCCTCATTCGGCAGAAGCGCTGCGGAATGCTTATCAGCGATCGCAGCAGCTGGCAACACAGCTGTGGAATCGCTGGATTAAGGAATATCTGCCGACCCTTAATCAACGAACGAAGTGGTTCAATGAGACGAAACAGTTGGAAGTCGGAGATCTTGTTTACGTCGTTGAAGGAGATAAACGGAAGCAATGGGTACGTGGAGTCGTCGAGGAACTTATTGGGTCTAGCGACGGACGAATACGGCAAGCTTGGATTCGTACGAGATCGGGAACGTATAAACGGGCTACGGCTAAGTTGGCTGTACTGGAGATAAGAGACAGTAACACTGATCCGGATGCGGTCATCGAACCAGGATTACGGGCCGGGGAAATGTTGTGAACAGCCCCACTGGGTTGTTGGCCACTACAGCCATAACGATGCGTCTTGCAACACGCCAGTAAACAGACTCAGGCTAATCTGTCATAACTGGCACCTAGGCgaaggaagaaaataaaaacaaaggaGATAAAAGATTTAAAGCGATAGTAGCGAAAGGAtagtgaatttaatgaatttggaTCAAAAGGATAGTGAGTTTAAATCAAAAGGATAGTGAAGGTTTAAGTGGTTCAATAGTGTAAGGAGTTAATACGGTTAAAATCAAATAAGTAATACGGCAGTAAATTTAAGTACGGTGAATTTGTATCTAACACATTACTTTCCGCCACAGGTAGTTATTACAGATAAAACCTAACCTAGTAATCCAGTGAATTGATATTGCTACTGATACTTCGAAGCAAGCAGTTAGTACGGTTAGAAGTCACAGGTACGGCGAATTATATATAAAACTAATGTGGCTAAAACTTAACCTATTATCACAGATAGCTATCACAGACAAGTCAGACTCTGTAGTAATCTGTTACTGAAGGAAAATAAGTGGAACACCAAGTAATGTAAGTGCAAATTAGTATAATTGAACAacaattgaattcaataaatattattttagcTTTGATCTGCTAACAAGCTGATTCAAAGAGTGTTCTCTTCTTCGTTGTATTCTGAACAAGTACATACAACTAACATATTGTCTTTTAATTTGTAACTTACAATTGTTTGTTTCCCTTTCACTTTGCCGTTCTTCCTCCTCGTTACACCTTTCCAAACCAACAATACGATACtgaaattttgattatttttaaattactttcaagtATACAAATATTGTAATGCATGTGCTAGATAACATAAGTTTTAATTTGTTCTCTCTTTTATGCCACTTACTTGATATTTAATCTAATCTCTGTTGTTTGTCACCAACTGATCTGTATTCGTCCCTTTCGCTTTTACTCCGTACAACGTCACGCACCTATACGGTAGTTATGTTGTGGTCAAATGTTTGCATGATATTCATTTTAATTTCACTTCTAGTTTTAGGTTTTAATGTGTTACTTACGATTAATTCTCGTGTTGTCACTATTCGCACTTATCTCCCTTTCCTAACCTCGTTTATCTTCGTCCACGTAAAGCGGTATCTgttaatatatttaattttcaatgttgtgttttttttatatgCGTCAACTTACAGTTTCCTTCACTATTAAAATCTTGTGCCGTTCTATCTCCAAGCAACTTCGTTCACTTGAGAAAACCGTCCACAATCCACTTTAATTCAACTATCTCGCAACTTTAAACACTTTCTACTAACACTCTATATTGCCTCCTTTTTCTATGATTCCTCTACCTGACATTTCGCTCCAATCGCTATCACTTCATTTCTTCTCACCTTCTTTGTTTACATACCCTATCAGCATTATTGATGCTCATCTCGATGAGATGTCAACGGATCTGCATACTCACGCGGCAGTGAGACAGTGGGCCCAACATTTTCCCCGACCCGTAAACCTGGTTCAGGATTCATATCCGGCTCAGATTTACCCACGATTTCCAGCACAGCTAGTCTCGCTGTCGCTCGTTTAAACCTTCCAGTCCTGGTTCGAACCCATGCCTGGCGGATCCTCCCATCACCAGACACGATTGGTTCCTCAACTACACCAGGGATCCAGCATTTCCGGCTCGTACCTTCAGTGACATACACCAAATCCCCTGTTTTCAGAGGTCTCGATTCGCTGAACCACTTAGTTCTTCGGTTGACCGTTGGAACGTACTCCTTAACCCAGCGTTTCCACATCTCGTTAGCCAATTGCTGCGACCGCTTGTAAGCATCCCGTAACGCTTCAGCCGGATGCGGTGTTGGCGGTACTGCAATCGGCTCGTTAGGTGACACTCCCCGAAGAAAATGGTTCGGAGTGAGTGCCTCTGCTTCCAAAGACTCCTGCGACACGTACGTCAGTGGACGAGAGTTAATCATGTCCTCTGCTTCAACGATGGCAGTCTGAAGGACTTCGTCCGTCAGCCGCCTTCCGTCATCAAGTGCTACTAACGCTTCCTTCACTGAGCGAACCAATCGTTCCCAAACCCCTCCCATATGGGGTGATGCGGGAGGGTTGAATGTCCACTTGGTCCGGGCTGTCGTGTTCTCCTCAGCGCAGTCTTCGTCGATGCTACGAATAGTCTCCACTATTTCCCTGCTAGCTCCTCGCAGATTCGTTCCGTTATCTGAGAAAAATTCAGCCGGCGGTCCTCGACGGCAGCTAAATCGCCGGATCGCCATTAGACACGCTTGTGTCGTTAAACCGTGTGCCACCTCCAAATGCACTGCGCGGGTGACAAAACACGTAAATAGTGCAATCCACCGCTTCTCCGTACGACGTCCAATGGCCACTTCAAAAGGCCCCAGATAATCAACCCCAACGTGACTGAATGGGCGAAGGTTCGGAGTGATCCGTTGTACAGGAAGTGGAGCCATCCGTGGAAATTGAGGACGATTTCGGTGCACCTTGCACTACATACACGCTGACGACACTTTTCGAACCACGGCGTGGATTCCCGGAATATAAAAATGCTGTTTCAGCTCATTTTTTACCGTTTCTCGATATCCGTGACCAAACTTTTCGTGGTATTGCTTGACCAGCAACCTCGTTACTGCGTGATTACCAGGTAATATCACCGGAAACCTTAGATCGAACGGAAGAAACTCCGCTCGCTCGCTTCTGCCTTCCATCCTTATCAACCCATGCTCTTCGATAAGCGGCGTTAACTTGAACAACGGACTAGACTTCTCGATTGCTAGCCACTCACTGACGGGACGATCTCGATTTCTCAGCAGTATTTTTACTTCGTCGATGTATTCGCCGACCTGCGCCATCCTCAGCAAACTCCTCTCCGCCTTCAAATACTCCTCCTGTTGCAGGGGAATACGCACCGATGTTGGAACGACGTGCCTTTTCTGAACTAACAACAGAATGCTCTTCTGGTGATCTGTTGCCTTCAGCGCTTCAATCGGCAGACCACTTATTTTCTTTCTGCAGTTGGAAATGAAACGGTAGACACACGCCATTGTTCTCACGAGCACGGTCCATTTCGAAAACCGTTCGGCATTCACGATGACATCCGCGACAATTACGTCGTGCAACAACAGGTGGACTCGAAGTTCTTCCACCGTATTCGCTGGTGGCAGGGCTCTTTTCGGCCACGTTTTTTCCTCTTGATACATGAATTGAAGCCCCTGCACCCAAGGACTTCCGGAACGTATATCTGGGTCCTTGCCCCACTTCGTGATCTGGTCCGCCAAGTTGAACCTTGTCGGCAACCAACGCCAATCTGACAGTTTCGTAGTGCTTAAGATCTCGCCAATCCGAAACCCGACAAACTGCTTATACCTACGCTGCACCGATTGGATCCAAGACAAAACAGTTGCCGCATCGACCCAAATTACCTGCTTCGTAATCTCGATGTTGTGATTTTCTCGCACCGTTCTTGCAAGGCGTGCAGCCAGCACAGCTGCCAAGAGCTCCAACCGAGGAATTGATAATTGCTTGATAGGAGCCACTTTAGCACGACTCATCACCAAGGCACATACGACTTCACCTCGAACCACCGCACGGAAGTATGCCACACACCCGTACGCTGTCTCACTGGCGTCAGCAAATATGTGGAGCTGCACGTCTTTGACTTCGTCTGACCGAGCATTACCGAAATAGCTACGTGGCAACTTGAATGATTGCACGTCAATCAAAATATTTGACCAGCGCAACCATTTTTTAAACGATACGTCATCGATTGAATCATCCCAGCAACACCCTGTTCGCCATAAGTCTTGGACTAGCATTTTCCCGAGTATGGTGACTGGAGTGAGAAATCCCGCTGGGTCAAACTGTGCCATAACGATACTCAGTACAATTCTCTTGGTCGGACGTTTCTTTCCTTGAAGAACTTCACAAAATTCTTCTTTCGAAGCAACAGCAAAGCAGAAGACGTCCTCTACCGGCTCCCAAACGATGCCCAAAACGCGTTCATAGTCCGTACATTTATCACGGTTAAAATGTACGGCGGTTTCCACGGTCCGTTCACCCAACGCTTCCAGAAACTCTGTCGAGTTTGAGACCCAGTTTCGGATGTTAAAACCTCCTTGCGAATGAATGAACTTCACCTCGTTGGCTCGCTTGATCGCTTCGTCGACAGTATCTACGCTGTCATAGTAGTCGTCCACATAGTGCCGCCTTATAATCGCATCCGCTGCTTCCGGATACCTCTCTGCAAACTGTTCAGCGTTCATGTTCTTTACGAACTGCGCGGAACTAGGTGAGCATGTGGAACCGAAAGTGGCCACGTCCATAACATAAACCTGCGGTGCGTCAGTTAAGGCCTCTCTGAACAGAAATCTCTGCGCCTGTTTGTCCTCCTCTCGTATACGAACTTGGTGGTACATCTCTTGAATGTCACCTCCGAATGCAACCGGTTTTTCACGGAAGTGACAGATCACTCTTGGAAGCGGCACTAACATATCCGGTCCTTTGAGTAACTCCGAATTCAAAGAGACTCCATTCACTGTCGCAGCAGCATCCCACACCAAGCGTACCTTACCAGGTTTACGAGGATTCAATACCACGTTCAACGGTAAGTACCAGACAGCAGAACGAGGAGTTTGCTCCAACTCTTCTGCCGTTGCTTTATGAGCGTAACCCTTTATCTGGTAATCTGATATCTGCTCTCGAACGATTCGATCTAAAGCTGGATCTCTATTCAACTTCCTTTCGAGCGCTAGCAACCGACGCATAGCCATTGGATAGCTGTCAGGAAAGTTTCGTTCATCCTCACGCCACAATAAACCCGTCTGAAACCGTTTGCCAACGCGTTTCGTTGTCGTTCGCAATATCTCTCGGGCCCGCTGCTCTTCAACTGGCTCCGGTACTTCATATGAGGTAACTCCCGCCTCATCGAGGGCGTACTGCTCCCGCATCATGTCATGCAACTCCTCATTTGTTGCTGGTTTGACGATGTGAACATTCAAGAACGTTTCGGCCGCTGCCTTCTGCTTTTCTGGCCCGTAAACCGTCCAACCAAGTCTCGATCGCACAGCAATCGGTTCGCCTTGTCGACCAATCCGTGACTCCAACGGCGCAAATAGATGGATGTTATCCAGACCGATCATAATCGTGGGCTGCTCTTCACCATAATCAGTCACACTGACACCTGCCAGATGCGAGTATCGCCTGGCTACCTCCGAAAATTGCACGACCTGCTTCGGCAGCACCAACCTAGAGACTGTGTGTACGTTCTCCAAACGAAACTTCTCCTTCGATCCTTGCGCTGACAGCATCAAACTGACACGATGCGAACCATTCTCGTACCGTTTGATGTCTCCCGTCCAGGATACGATCAATGGCTCCGACTCACCCTTGGCTCCCAACTTATTCGCGACTGCTTCCTCTATGAGAGTGCTAGACGACCCCTCGTCAAGAAAGGCTATTGTATTGAAGGCCTTTCTCCCCACATACAAGGTAATTGGAACCATATGAAATATCACTGCACGATTGTCGTTTTTGTGTGTGTTACAATCGGCTCTCTGCATTCTCATGGATCCTTCCATGCGATGTCAAAGGGTGGTGGCCTCCTTGGCAATTCCCCATCGAGCAACGCATCTTGGAATTACACCGATTGTTCCCGTGATTATTCAGGCACAGCGTACACAGTTTCAACCGATCGACCGCTTCCAACCGCTCCGGAACTCTCATTCTCCTGAATTCATCACAGTTCCTGATCAAATGGTCGGTCTGTTTGCACACCCAGCAAGCACTGCTACCTTTCCCGCCGGAGCCTCCGTACTTCGCCGATGATTCATGCAGATGGACAAACTCATTTTTCTTAGCCCTTCCTACGGTTTGTCGTACTGGTTCCCGAAGAGAGAGAGTTGAAAATTCCGCTACTTCGGACACGTCAGACACGATATCTGTTACGAAATCGGTGAACATTCTCAGCGGAGTCTCGACCTTCCCACGCTTGAACCTGACCCAATCTAGCTTGCAATTGGGTGGTAATTTCTCGACCAGCTCCTGCACTAGCATCGGGTTGTTCATGTGGTCTTTCATGCCTGCTGCTTCCAAGTGATCACAGAGCTGCTTGACAGTGATTCCGAAGTGAATAAACGTCTCTAGTCGGTCAGCTCGCGGAGCCTGTGCGCTCCGCACCTTATGAAGCAGGGTTCTGAGAAGCTTCTCCGGTTTGCCAAATAAATTTCGAAGGTCCTTCAGTACATCCGGTACTGAATCCGGAAGCACAAGGCGACTTCGAACCGCTTCGAGTGCATCACCTTTCAGACAATCCTGCAGTCTCTTCAGATTGTCCAGGTTGGTGAAGCCACAGGCCGCAGTAGTATATTCGAAACTACTGATAAATAGTGGCCATACTTCCGGCTCACCCTTGAAAATCGGCAGATGTTTCGACATCGCTTGCCGGGCTGCAAGTTGATCTTTAGTCACTCTTCGAAATGGATGCCCCGACCCGTCTCGAGATTGACCTGCCAGTGAATTACCGCCAAACGGAACAGCCGATCTTCTGCTTCCCCTTTCTTCATGTTCTCTATTGTTGCTCTCGTCGGAATCCGGATCCTCCTCTGACACATTCGGTATCGACTTCGGTCTAGTCAGAGGTATTTTGCTCTGACCTAGACCGACCTGAGTTCCGAGCATCGCACTCGTCCGTGGATTCTTGCCTTTCCCATACGCTCCTCGTATATCTCCAGATATCGGATTGCTGCCAGACTTCTGCTCGCACAGCCAATCCTGCATCATCTGGTCTTTTGCTGACAAGACCTCGCTTCTATTGTCGACCAGCATTCTCATCTTGCTGTCGTTCACCTGGCGACGAATCCGTTCCTGCTTCTCCAGAAATTCTTGCTCGGTGGCCAGCTGACGCTCCAGCAGTTCCTGCTCCTGCTTCAATTTCTGCTCATGCATTTCTCTTTCATTGGCGAGCTCCTTCTCACGCATTTCCTTCTCTGCTTTTAACTGCTTCTCATTCCACGCCTTCTCCATCTCGAGCCGCATAGCCCGTAGCTGCATCTGCTCGGCTAGCGCTTTCTCCTTCCTCATCCTTTCCTCCTCCAGCTGTTGCCGAATCACATCCGATACCGTAGCACCCGGAGCAGATCCTCCGTCACTTTTCGGTTTCTTCGTTGTCTTCTTCGGCTTTGGCACGCGCAACTGCTGAGTGCACTTCGGACAGTACCAATCTACGTTGGTTACTTCTTCAGTAACTCCAGCGCAACTAAAATGTGCCCACAGCATACACATTCCGCACTCCACCATGTGGGAATCTTCGCTCGACGACCCGCTACAGATCAAGCAGCTGACGGTAACATCGCCTTCGGGTGACTTGGAAGCCATTTTGCTAAGTTCCGTCCGGAAACAATTCTTTGATTTTGTTCGGAACTAACGGTAAAACAAACCCTTTGAAATCAGCTTTATGTTCAGCAGATCAAAGCTggaatccaatttaattatgatTCAGTACATACAACTAACATATTGTCTTTTAATTTGTAACTTACAATTGTTTGTTTCCCTTTCACTTTGCCGTTCTTCCTCCTCGTTACACCTTTCCAAACCAACAATACGATACtgaaattttgattatttttaaattactttcaagtATACAAATATTGTAATGCATGTGCTAGATAACATAAGTTTTAATTTGTTCTCTCTTTTATGCCACTTACTTGATATTTAATCTAATCTCTGTTGTTTGTCACCAACTGATCTGTATTCGTCCCTTTCGCTTTTACTCCGTACAACGTCACGCACCTATACGGTAGTTATGTTGTGGTCAAATGTTTGCATGATATTCATTTTAATTTCACTTCTAGTTTTAGGTTTTAATGTGTTACTTACGATTAATTCTCGTGTTGTCACTATTCGCACTTATCTCCCTTTCCTAACCTCGTTTATCTTCGTCCACGTAAAGCGGTATCTgttaatatatttaattttcaatgttgTGTTTTTTTATATGCGTCAACTTACAGTTTCCTTCACTATTAAAATCTTGTGCCGTTCTATCTCCAAGCAACTTCGTTCACTTGAGAAAACCGTCCACAATCCACTTTAATTCAACTATCTCGCAACTTTAAACACTTTCTACTAACACTCTATATTGCCTCCTTTTTCTATGATTCCTCTACCTGACATTTCGCTCCAATCGCGATCACTTCATTTCTTCTCACCTTCTTTGTTTACATACCCTATCAGCATTATTGATGCTCATCTCGATGAGATGTCAACGGATCTGC encodes:
- the LOC131683976 gene encoding uncharacterized protein LOC131683976 → MVRMEGRTKNAEFLPFDLRFPIILPKEHPLTAKLVQHYHEKFGHGYRETVKNELKQRFYVHGIGGVVQKVAKACVWCRVNRSRPHTPRMAPLPIQRLIPYQRPFSYVGVDYLGPFEVVVGRRKEKRWIVLFTCLVIRAIHLEVACSLTTQACLMAIRRFVCRRGPPLEFISDNGTNFRGASRELEEMVRNISEECANEFTSARVKWSFNPPAAPHMGGVWERLVRSVKEALEVMDDGRKLTDEILLTSMNEAEDMINSRPLTYVSLANDAEMLTPNHFLRGVSPNEPQLTPPPPHSAEALRNAYQRSQQLATQLWNRWIKEYLPTLNQRTKWFNETKQLEVGDLVYVVEGDKRKQWVRGVVEELIGSSDGRIRQAWIRTRSGTYKRATAKLAVLEIRDSNTDPDAVIEPGLRAGEML
- the LOC131680602 gene encoding uncharacterized protein LOC131680602; translation: MVPITLYVGRKAFNTIAFLDEGSSSTLIEEAVANKLGAKGESEPLIVSWTGDIKRYENGSHRVSLMLSAQGSKEKFRLENVHTVSRLVLPKQVVQFSEVARRYSHLAGVSVTDYGEEQPTIMIGLDNIHLFAPLESRIGRQGEPIAVRSRLGWTVYGPEKQKAAAETFLNVHIVKPATNEELHDMMREQYALDEAGVTSYEVPEPVEEQRAREILRTTTKRVGKRFQTGLLWREDERNFPDSYPMAMRRLLALERKLNRDPALDRIVREQISDYQIKGYAHKATAEELEQTPRSAVWYLPLNVVLNPRKPGKVRLVWDAAATVNGVSLNSELLKGPDMLVPLPRVICHFREKPVAFGGDIQEMYHQVRIREEDKQAQRFLFREALTDAPQVYVMDVATFGSTCSPSSAQFVKNMNAEQFAERYPEAADAIIRRHYVDDYYDSVDTVDEAIKRANEVKFIHSQGGFNIRNWVSNSTEFLEALGERTVETAVHFNRDKCTDYERVLGIVWEPVEDVFCFAVASKEEFCEVLQGKKRPTKRIVLSIVMAQFDPAGFLTPVTILGKMLVQDLWRTGCCWDDSIDDVSFKKWLRWSNILIDVQSFKLPRSYFGNARSDEVKDVQLHIFADASETAYGCVAYFRAVVRGEVVCALVMSRAKVAPIKQLSIPRLELLAAVLAARLARTVRENHNIEITKQVIWVDAATVLSWIQSVQRRYKQFVGFRIGEILSTTKLSDWRWLPTRFNLADQITKWGKDPDIRSGSPWVQGLQFMYQEEKTWPKRALPPANTVEELRVHLLLHDVIVADVIVNAERFSKWTVLVRTMACVYRFISNCRKKISGLPIEALKATDHQKSILLLVQKRHVVPTSVRIPLQQEEYLKAERSLLRMAQVGEYIDEVKILLRNRDRPVSEWLAIEKSSPLFKLTPLIEEHGLIRMEGRSERAEFLPFDLRFPVILPGNHAVTRLLVKQYHEKFGHGYRETVKNELKQHFYIPGIHAVVRKVSSACM